The following proteins are encoded in a genomic region of Planktothrix tepida PCC 9214:
- a CDS encoding alpha/beta hydrolase — MNLTSGRWFQKVRNPYQFFTQGLSKYISLALAMILGLTISLGIFAQPAPAIDELRLMYGPANISLSIVDLQTFAQTGDQSNQLRSLITLAKLTPDQVQQFRQALNYSVQIPTNVVNDLLDSTYGRLVVGAFNQFVASGSTVDVAVDKVIAALRNVTRDGQLSMLELLLSYQGVNAITINVQDLINLYNDVSNLGEEAIAFLKAQPAVQQRLCQ, encoded by the coding sequence ATGAACTTAACATCAGGACGTTGGTTTCAAAAAGTTCGTAATCCCTATCAATTTTTTACTCAGGGTCTATCTAAATATATATCCCTTGCATTAGCAATGATTTTGGGATTAACAATTAGTTTAGGAATATTTGCTCAACCTGCACCTGCTATTGATGAGTTAAGATTGATGTATGGGCCAGCCAATATTTCTTTATCAATTGTCGATTTACAAACCTTTGCTCAAACTGGGGATCAGTCTAATCAACTACGTTCTTTGATTACTTTAGCTAAACTGACTCCAGATCAGGTTCAACAATTCCGTCAAGCTCTCAATTACTCTGTTCAAATTCCGACTAATGTTGTTAATGATCTGCTGGACTCCACCTATGGCAGATTAGTAGTAGGAGCTTTTAATCAATTTGTGGCTTCAGGAAGTACCGTTGACGTTGCCGTTGATAAGGTGATTGCTGCATTACGCAATGTAACCCGTGATGGTCAACTCTCAATGTTAGAATTACTTCTCAGCTACCAGGGAGTTAATGCGATTACGATTAATGTTCAAGATTTGATCAACCTCTATAATGATGTTTCTAATTTAGGAGAAGAAGCGATCGCTTTCTTGAAAGCTCAACCCGCAGTTCAACAACGCCTTTGTCAATAA
- a CDS encoding multicopper oxidase family protein, producing the protein MNLINRRKFLILSGGVTGSVLLTHCQTSPALLLPIEQTTAISSTTSNNGLLEVALEARSSLINLGRQQAHLMTYNGSIPGPRLEAKPGDRVRIRFTNKLSEPTNLHYHGLHIPPMENADNIFLSVPPNETLTYEFTLPQNHPAGTFYYHPHLHEFVAEQVFGGLGGIFVVRGELDKIPEIEAAKEEFLFIKDFAVDANGQISTPGHMDLMQGREGNILTVNGQVNPNFSLVAGGLSRLRIVNASTSRFYRLQLENHPFFLIATDGGAITEPVELPELLLSPGERAEVLVQGNRSPGEYRLLSLPYDRGGMGMMGGGMMGSGMMGGMYHGNSRGSTQAPQVIATVTYQGANPTTLPLPQTLLPVQSLPQPITTRRIEMSMSMGMGRGMGMQMAFLFNGQVFDMNRVDAEVKLGTVEDWELVNVDPDGMEHSFHLHTNPFQVVSRNGQPDAYRAWEDTLRVRANETVRIRIPFLDYLGKTVYHCHVLDHEDLGMMGIVEIQK; encoded by the coding sequence ATGAATCTGATCAATCGGCGAAAATTTTTGATATTAAGCGGTGGTGTGACTGGATCAGTTTTATTGACTCATTGTCAAACAAGTCCTGCGTTACTACTACCCATCGAGCAAACAACAGCAATCTCCTCCACTACTAGCAACAACGGATTGTTAGAGGTTGCCTTAGAAGCCCGCTCCAGCTTGATTAATCTGGGAAGACAGCAGGCACACCTGATGACTTATAACGGTAGTATTCCCGGCCCCCGATTAGAAGCCAAGCCTGGAGATAGGGTGCGAATTCGCTTCACCAATAAACTCTCTGAGCCAACCAACCTGCATTATCATGGCTTGCACATTCCGCCAATGGAGAATGCAGATAATATCTTTCTCAGCGTCCCTCCCAACGAAACGCTGACTTACGAATTTACGTTGCCTCAAAATCACCCGGCTGGGACTTTTTACTATCATCCCCATTTACATGAATTTGTAGCGGAACAGGTATTTGGTGGGTTAGGTGGTATTTTTGTGGTGCGAGGTGAATTGGATAAAATTCCTGAAATCGAGGCAGCAAAAGAAGAGTTTCTGTTTATCAAAGACTTTGCGGTCGATGCCAATGGGCAAATTTCCACTCCGGGACACATGGATCTGATGCAGGGGCGAGAGGGAAACATTCTAACAGTGAATGGGCAGGTGAATCCCAACTTCTCTCTGGTAGCAGGCGGACTGTCCCGGCTACGGATTGTGAATGCTTCAACCTCTCGCTTCTATCGATTACAACTGGAAAATCATCCCTTTTTCCTGATTGCGACTGATGGAGGCGCGATCACTGAACCTGTAGAGCTACCAGAGCTACTGCTTTCTCCCGGAGAACGAGCAGAGGTTTTAGTCCAAGGAAACCGTTCACCAGGAGAATATCGGTTACTCAGTCTACCCTACGATCGCGGTGGCATGGGAATGATGGGGGGTGGAATGATGGGGAGTGGAATGATGGGGGGGATGTATCACGGTAACTCAAGAGGTTCAACTCAAGCTCCGCAAGTCATCGCCACTGTGACCTATCAGGGTGCGAACCCAACGACCTTGCCACTGCCCCAGACACTCTTGCCTGTTCAATCATTACCACAACCCATTACAACTCGTCGGATTGAAATGTCGATGTCGATGGGTATGGGTCGTGGAATGGGAATGCAAATGGCATTTTTGTTTAATGGCCAAGTATTTGACATGAATCGGGTGGATGCAGAGGTCAAGCTGGGAACAGTTGAAGATTGGGAGTTAGTCAATGTTGACCCAGACGGGATGGAACATTCCTTCCACCTACACACCAATCCCTTTCAAGTGGTGAGTCGCAACGGTCAACCTGATGCCTATCGAGCATGGGAAGATACCCTGCGGGTGCGAGCTAACGAAACCGTCCGTATTCGGATTCCATTTCTGGATTATCTCGGTAAAACGGTTTACCACTGTCATGTGCTCGATCATGAGGATTTAGGCATGATGGGAATAGTGGAGATCCAGAAATAG
- a CDS encoding SRPBCC family protein produces the protein MPSRQVFEQSILIRASATVVERCFTDLELMHQWLNPMLRCEPLEVWDTNVGGRCRFVIKLPLFQPTLKTVVLEREPGLIVWGFEGYFQGCDRWECVPEITGTCLLNRFEFEIPNPLIEFGFNRFAAAVTKSDMEAQLRRLKQVAERIKN, from the coding sequence ATGCCATCTCGTCAAGTTTTTGAACAATCCATTTTAATTCGGGCCAGTGCAACGGTTGTAGAACGATGTTTTACCGATTTGGAACTCATGCACCAATGGTTGAATCCTATGTTACGTTGTGAACCCCTTGAGGTCTGGGATACAAATGTAGGGGGTCGTTGTCGATTTGTGATTAAACTTCCTCTGTTTCAACCCACATTAAAAACGGTGGTTTTAGAACGGGAACCCGGGTTAATTGTTTGGGGATTTGAAGGGTATTTTCAAGGCTGCGATCGCTGGGAATGTGTCCCGGAAATTACAGGAACTTGCTTATTAAATCGATTTGAATTTGAAATCCCTAATCCTCTGATTGAATTCGGATTTAATCGTTTTGCGGCTGCTGTTACAAAATCAGACATGGAAGCTCAATTAAGACGTTTAAAACAAGTGGCGGAACGAATTAAGAATTGA